The proteins below are encoded in one region of Reichenbachiella sp. 5M10:
- a CDS encoding BNR repeat-containing protein encodes MRERILGVLCLAATLLACEPSVRRVDVGWGWARNSVNTPVFRKNALYTHLGYQYIGYYDADGVLVIGKRASGSRDWELKKTRYQGNTKDAHNAISLIVDGDGYIHVSWDHHNSKLRYIRSTAPEVLDFSDEIPMIDREEEVVSYPEFYTMAGGDLLFMYRDGGSGHGDLIINKYSLVTAQWTRLQDNLISGEGERNAYWQACVGDGGVVHLSWVWRESSDVASNHDMSYAKSTDGGLTWQKSNGDTYTLPITAATAEVVKYIPQHSDLINQTSMATDEDGRPMIVSYWKNQGDSVPQYQFITQREDRWVCRDLGFRTVPFSLSGIGTKAIPIARPQIVAANDRALVIFRDVERGNKVTVAMSFAPDYEAWELRDLTTEGFAAWEPTLDPSLWSHKAELNLFLQDVTQVDGEGIAETEATQVQVLEWKL; translated from the coding sequence ATGAGAGAGAGAATACTTGGGGTTTTGTGTCTTGCAGCAACATTGCTGGCTTGTGAGCCATCGGTTAGACGGGTAGATGTAGGATGGGGGTGGGCACGAAACTCCGTCAATACGCCCGTTTTTAGAAAAAATGCTCTATATACCCACCTAGGGTATCAGTACATAGGGTACTACGATGCGGACGGTGTTCTGGTGATAGGCAAGCGTGCCTCGGGTAGTAGGGATTGGGAGCTGAAGAAGACGAGGTATCAAGGGAATACCAAAGATGCACACAATGCAATCAGTCTCATTGTCGATGGAGATGGCTATATTCATGTGAGCTGGGATCATCATAATTCGAAGTTGCGCTACATTCGCTCTACTGCTCCCGAGGTATTGGATTTTTCGGATGAAATCCCCATGATTGATCGAGAGGAAGAGGTCGTTTCTTATCCAGAATTTTATACCATGGCAGGAGGGGATTTGTTGTTTATGTACAGAGATGGAGGCTCTGGACATGGAGATTTGATCATCAATAAGTATTCTTTGGTCACGGCCCAATGGACACGATTACAAGACAACTTGATCAGTGGAGAAGGGGAGCGAAATGCCTACTGGCAGGCTTGTGTAGGTGATGGGGGTGTCGTACACTTGTCATGGGTCTGGCGAGAAAGTTCCGACGTGGCGAGCAATCACGACATGAGCTATGCCAAATCTACCGATGGAGGACTGACTTGGCAAAAGTCGAATGGGGACACTTATACATTGCCTATCACCGCCGCGACAGCCGAAGTGGTGAAGTATATACCTCAGCACAGCGACTTGATCAATCAAACTTCTATGGCCACTGATGAGGACGGACGACCGATGATCGTGAGTTACTGGAAAAACCAAGGGGACAGTGTCCCACAGTATCAATTCATCACACAGCGAGAGGACCGATGGGTCTGCCGTGATTTGGGGTTTCGTACTGTGCCGTTTAGTCTGTCGGGTATAGGGACCAAGGCTATTCCGATTGCTAGACCGCAGATAGTGGCAGCAAATGATCGGGCTTTGGTTATCTTTAGGGACGTCGAGCGAGGCAACAAAGTGACCGTGGCTATGTCATTTGCTCCAGACTATGAGGCCTGGGAGCTGCGTGATTTGACTACCGAGGGGTTTGCGGCATGGGAGCCAACCTTGGACCCGAGTCTTTGGAGTCACAAGGCAGAGCTGAACTTGTTTTTGCAGGATGTGACGCAGGTCGATGGGGAAGGAATAGCAGAGACGGAAGCGACTCAGGTACAAGTGTTAGAATGGAAACTATAA
- a CDS encoding glycoside hydrolase family 2 TIM barrel-domain containing protein — MIRGIMWVVMLLLPNVLLAQQNDWENASVFDINKEEDRAFFIPYASEAEARIGDRSLSDQYLLLNADWKFHWAATPEERPKEFYQESYDVSDWDEIPVPGDWQMYGYDYPIYTNIKYPFPKNKPFIDHSYNPVGSYRHSFELPEEWATERDLVIHLGGVNSAFYLWINGEKVGYSQDSKLPAEFNITAYVRAGQNTIALEVYRWCDGSYLEDQDFWRLSGIERDVFITATPKTAIWDFFAKSTLIHDYQDGLLDLEVSVRNQEETVRQAELIVKLYEGREEIYRESLTKDVAPRDKEMLNFTKEFAKVRQWSAERPDRYTLTIQLKLNNVLKQAVKQEIGFKTVEIQKGQLLVNGQAIYIKGVNRHEHDPVTGHVVSTESMLKDIRLMKEYNINTVRTSHYPNKPEWYDLCDAYGLYVIDEANVEAHDYGYSPEGSLGNDPQFKEAIVERMRGMVARDKNHPSIISWSVGNEIGPGPNIAASYRTAKAMDPTRVAQFEYRDQWYTEEKMTDVIGWMYAGIDEIKKDYVGQYPDQPFIWVEYSHAMSNSNGNLRELWDFVYAHRQVQGGSIWDWVDQGLFIEEENGETYYGYGGDFEPEGVHQDGNFCANGLVGSDREPHSGLVEVKKIYEDVHFELGENELQVVNGYFFTDLEALAIGWELIEEGIAVATGSWEDIQLAPQDTMVLSVSSIGAYERSTDKEYFLNLSVTRKNKLGLLSTGHEVASEQFLIQTAAPTVTEKKKGKVKTIETDEEVTVKGKGFSVAIDKTNAALSSYELDGVEMILEGLHPTFWRALTDNDHGSNLGETSQVYKLAGANRRVMSVEVIRSKKSTTVVCAMVFEDLSSNGSIRYEVFADGEVDVDYDVDLEEGLPEVPRVGLRMQLLEGYTDTEWYGRGPHENYIDRKESAYVGHYQMKVSEMSTPYIRPQENGNRTDVRWMQITDAQGRGLMFVADSVFGFTMHHQTLEDWDHPKSENFHTTDLPDRDMTEIVIDYKQRGVGGDNSWGAKPYDVYRLQPNAYHVGFTIFPISE; from the coding sequence ATGATAAGAGGGATAATGTGGGTGGTGATGCTGCTACTGCCAAACGTGCTACTGGCACAACAGAATGATTGGGAGAATGCTTCGGTGTTTGATATCAACAAAGAAGAAGACAGAGCTTTTTTTATTCCGTATGCTAGCGAAGCAGAGGCGCGCATCGGGGATCGGTCGTTATCGGATCAGTACCTGTTGCTCAATGCCGATTGGAAGTTTCATTGGGCCGCTACGCCAGAGGAGCGACCGAAAGAGTTTTATCAGGAGAGCTACGATGTGAGTGACTGGGATGAAATCCCCGTACCCGGTGACTGGCAGATGTACGGATATGACTATCCAATCTATACCAATATCAAATATCCATTCCCTAAGAATAAACCCTTCATCGATCACAGTTATAATCCTGTGGGGTCGTATCGGCACAGCTTTGAGTTGCCGGAGGAGTGGGCGACTGAGCGAGATTTGGTGATTCATTTGGGGGGAGTCAATAGCGCTTTTTACCTGTGGATCAATGGCGAAAAAGTAGGTTATAGCCAAGATAGTAAGTTGCCTGCGGAGTTCAACATTACGGCGTATGTACGAGCGGGGCAAAATACGATTGCATTGGAGGTCTACCGCTGGTGTGATGGGAGTTATCTTGAGGATCAGGATTTTTGGCGACTCAGTGGGATAGAGCGTGATGTATTTATTACAGCTACTCCCAAAACCGCTATTTGGGACTTTTTTGCAAAAAGTACTTTGATTCATGACTACCAAGATGGGCTGTTGGACTTGGAGGTGAGTGTGCGCAATCAGGAAGAGACTGTTCGGCAAGCAGAGCTGATTGTGAAACTGTACGAGGGTAGGGAGGAGATCTATCGCGAATCACTCACCAAGGACGTCGCACCAAGAGATAAAGAGATGCTAAATTTCACCAAAGAGTTTGCCAAGGTCCGTCAGTGGTCTGCTGAGCGTCCAGACAGGTATACCTTGACTATACAGCTCAAACTCAACAATGTACTCAAGCAGGCGGTCAAGCAAGAGATAGGGTTCAAAACTGTAGAAATACAGAAGGGTCAGCTACTAGTCAATGGGCAAGCTATCTACATCAAGGGAGTGAATCGTCATGAGCACGATCCTGTCACGGGACACGTGGTGAGCACTGAGAGCATGCTCAAAGACATTCGATTGATGAAGGAATACAACATCAATACGGTGAGGACATCTCACTATCCAAATAAGCCTGAGTGGTATGACCTATGCGATGCATATGGCCTCTATGTCATCGATGAGGCCAATGTCGAAGCGCACGACTATGGCTATAGTCCAGAAGGATCTCTGGGCAATGATCCGCAGTTCAAAGAGGCTATCGTCGAGCGTATGAGAGGTATGGTCGCTCGGGACAAGAACCACCCATCCATTATCTCTTGGTCAGTGGGCAATGAGATCGGTCCAGGCCCGAATATTGCTGCGTCCTATCGCACTGCCAAAGCCATGGATCCGACGCGTGTAGCGCAGTTTGAGTACCGAGATCAGTGGTATACCGAGGAGAAGATGACTGATGTCATAGGCTGGATGTATGCAGGGATCGATGAAATCAAGAAGGATTATGTCGGCCAATACCCCGACCAGCCGTTCATTTGGGTGGAGTATTCGCATGCCATGAGTAATAGTAACGGCAACCTTCGAGAGTTGTGGGATTTCGTCTATGCCCATCGCCAAGTACAAGGAGGTTCGATCTGGGACTGGGTGGATCAGGGACTGTTCATCGAAGAAGAAAATGGAGAGACCTACTATGGGTATGGAGGTGATTTCGAACCCGAGGGAGTTCATCAGGATGGCAACTTCTGTGCCAATGGCCTGGTAGGGTCCGACAGAGAGCCTCACTCAGGACTAGTCGAAGTGAAGAAAATTTATGAGGACGTACACTTTGAGCTTGGTGAGAATGAATTGCAGGTTGTGAACGGCTATTTCTTCACGGACTTGGAGGCGTTGGCGATCGGCTGGGAGTTGATAGAAGAAGGCATAGCAGTCGCCACGGGATCGTGGGAGGACATCCAATTGGCACCACAGGATACGATGGTTCTTTCGGTTTCATCGATAGGGGCCTATGAGCGATCCACAGATAAGGAGTATTTCTTGAATCTATCGGTCACGCGGAAAAACAAACTAGGACTCCTATCTACAGGGCACGAGGTGGCTAGTGAGCAGTTTCTGATCCAGACGGCTGCCCCTACAGTCACTGAAAAGAAAAAGGGGAAGGTGAAAACCATAGAGACGGACGAGGAGGTGACCGTGAAGGGCAAAGGGTTTTCTGTAGCGATAGACAAAACGAATGCAGCCTTGTCGTCTTATGAGTTGGATGGGGTTGAGATGATATTGGAAGGACTGCACCCGACTTTTTGGAGAGCTCTGACAGACAATGATCATGGGAGCAATTTGGGAGAGACGAGTCAGGTGTACAAACTAGCAGGTGCGAATAGACGTGTCATGAGTGTAGAGGTAATCAGATCTAAGAAATCAACGACGGTAGTTTGTGCGATGGTGTTTGAGGATTTGTCTTCCAATGGATCTATTCGCTACGAAGTGTTTGCGGACGGCGAGGTGGACGTGGATTACGATGTGGACCTAGAGGAGGGATTACCAGAAGTACCTAGGGTAGGTCTGAGGATGCAGCTGCTGGAGGGGTATACAGACACTGAGTGGTATGGGCGAGGACCACACGAAAACTACATCGATAGGAAGGAAAGTGCCTATGTAGGACATTACCAGATGAAGGTGAGCGAGATGTCGACACCCTATATTCGCCCACAGGAGAATGGCAACCGTACGGATGTTCGCTGGATGCAGATCACAGATGCGCAAGGCCGAGGCCTGATGTTTGTCGCAGATAGCGTCTTTGGCTTTACCATGCATCATCAGACACTGGAGGACTGGGATCACCCCAAGTCAGAGAATTTTCATACGACAGATTTGCCAGACCGAGACATGACAGAGATAGTTATTGATTACAAACAACGAGGAGTCGGAGGAGACAATAGCTGGGGAGCGAAACCCTATGATGTATACCGTTTGCAACCTAATGCGTATCATGTAGGGTTTACTATTTTCCCAATAAGTGAATGA